In a single window of the Sylvia atricapilla isolate bSylAtr1 chromosome 20, bSylAtr1.pri, whole genome shotgun sequence genome:
- the MED31 gene encoding mediator of RNA polymerase II transcription subunit 31, with amino-acid sequence MDADDTGNRLRFQLELEFVQCLANPNYLNFLAQRGYFKDKAFVNYLKYLLYWKEPDYAKYLKYPQCLHMLELLQYEHFRKELVNAQCAKFIDEQQILHWQHYSRKRMRLQQALAEQQQQNNTSVK; translated from the exons ATGGATGCCG ATGATACAGGAAATCGACTTCGATTCCAGTTGGAGCTGGAGTTTGTTCAATGTCTGGCAAATCCAAATTACCTCAACT ttcttgCACAAAGAGGCTACTTCAAAGATAAAGCATTTGTAAATTAtcttaaatatttactttactGGAAAGAACCTGATTATGCAAAATATCTGAA GTATCCTCAATGTTTGCATATGCTAGAGCTGCTCCAGTATGAACATTTCCGCAAAGAACTGGTCAATGCTCAGTGTGCCAAATTTATTGATGAGCAGCAGATCCTCCACTGGCAGCACTATTCCCGGAAAAGGATGCGCCTCCAGCAGGCACTGGCcgagcagcagcaacaaaacaacacctctgtaaaatga